Proteins encoded in a region of the Leptolyngbya sp. FACHB-261 genome:
- a CDS encoding lipopolysaccharide assembly protein LapB codes for MRREITAAVLSCLCLGWGSPAWSQARSPQATQTSPEQQAQVRNLLNLGRQRTQARDFNAALAAYQEAALLEPDSARLQGAIGFILTQQQNFRDAVIAYRRAIALDNRNVNYPIALGYSLAQLSDLAGAAAAYETAVQLEPRNTRALAGLGYVQVQAKDYAAAVPTYRRLLALRSRDVTVMQNFAYVLLQADQPGAAVTLYQQAARLAPRDSAIQYNIGQALVRQGKDAEGMLAFRRASQLNPRNPEPLFAMGNLLQAQGNIDAALTAYQRAVSLQPNFLEAQKALGDLLLIQDRLSAAIVAFRQAVNTQPDDAEAQYKLGMALGRLGERREAATALERAAALYTAQGDSEASSKAQQELQRVRS; via the coding sequence ATGCGTCGCGAAATCACAGCAGCAGTGCTGAGTTGTCTGTGCTTAGGTTGGGGCTCCCCCGCTTGGAGCCAAGCCAGATCTCCTCAAGCCACCCAGACTTCTCCAGAGCAACAGGCTCAGGTGCGCAACCTACTCAATCTGGGTCGCCAACGGACGCAAGCGCGTGACTTCAACGCTGCTCTCGCCGCTTACCAGGAGGCCGCCCTTCTAGAGCCGGATAGCGCCCGCTTGCAAGGAGCCATTGGCTTCATCCTGACCCAGCAGCAGAATTTTCGGGATGCTGTCATTGCCTATCGCCGCGCCATCGCCTTAGACAACAGAAATGTTAACTACCCAATTGCCTTGGGCTACTCATTGGCTCAGCTATCAGACCTAGCTGGGGCAGCAGCAGCTTATGAGACAGCTGTGCAGTTAGAGCCACGCAATACCAGAGCCCTAGCGGGCTTAGGCTACGTGCAGGTTCAGGCAAAAGACTATGCAGCAGCAGTGCCGACCTACCGTCGTCTACTGGCACTTAGGTCTCGGGATGTGACTGTGATGCAGAACTTTGCCTACGTGCTTCTGCAAGCAGACCAACCCGGCGCTGCGGTCACACTTTACCAACAGGCAGCACGCTTAGCTCCCCGCGATAGCGCCATTCAGTACAACATTGGCCAGGCTTTGGTCCGCCAAGGCAAAGACGCAGAGGGGATGTTAGCCTTCCGTCGAGCCAGTCAGTTAAACCCGCGCAACCCTGAGCCATTATTTGCGATGGGTAACCTGCTACAGGCCCAGGGCAATATCGATGCGGCCCTGACCGCTTATCAGCGGGCTGTCTCTCTGCAACCCAATTTCCTGGAAGCGCAAAAGGCTCTGGGCGATTTGCTGCTAATCCAGGATCGGCTGAGTGCTGCTATCGTCGCGTTCCGTCAAGCTGTAAACACTCAGCCTGATGATGCCGAGGCTCAATACAAGCTGGGCATGGCTCTGGGGCGACTAGGAGAACGAAGAGAGGCAGCTACTGCCCTAGAGCGTGCAGCAGCACTCTATACGGCTCAGGGAGATTCAGAAGCATCTAGCAAAGCTCAACAGGAATTACAGCGGGTACGGAGCTAG
- a CDS encoding FHA domain-containing protein, translating to MALEPHQNHLLIIEDDKGRREFVLENPTYSIGRDPKCDIRLVSQFVSRHHATLIQKPEEDGNYRYQIIDGNSAGRRSANGLLINGRKLQAHDLQNEDVVVFGPQVQAVYFLLERDAIITVPPDEFDITLISPNMAGDPEF from the coding sequence ATGGCGCTAGAACCTCATCAGAACCACCTATTGATTATTGAGGACGACAAAGGACGGCGGGAGTTCGTTTTAGAGAATCCCACCTATTCCATTGGTCGAGATCCCAAATGCGATATTCGCTTGGTTTCTCAGTTCGTCTCTCGTCACCACGCTACTCTCATCCAAAAGCCTGAAGAGGATGGCAACTATCGCTATCAGATTATTGATGGCAACTCGGCTGGTAGACGCAGTGCCAATGGGTTGCTGATCAACGGTCGAAAGCTGCAAGCCCACGACCTACAAAATGAAGATGTCGTTGTCTTTGGTCCTCAAGTTCAGGCAGTTTACTTTCTGCTGGAGCGCGACGCCATCATAACCGTCCCGCCTGATGAGTTCGACATTACGCTAATCAGCCCCAACATGGCTGGCGATCCAGAGTTCTAG
- a CDS encoding erythromycin esterase family protein, giving the protein MMRFQDRTAAGRELALKLASYANRPGVLVLGLPRGGVPIAFEVAEALNAELDVFLVRKLGTPGRQELAMGAIATGGIRVLNSVVINDLRISKAAIEQVTAVEQQELERREHVYRGGRPRLEIEGRTVIVVDDGLATGSTMRAAVVALRQQQPARLIVAVPVSAPETCNEFKAEVDEVVCAKTPQPFYAVGYWYENFPQTSDREVCELLKRAMSGKSDESQRMVQAPSLGNFFRRFKAMPDLPEVMRSQVNAIRRVAQPLTGKPNDYDSLMDLIGDARFVLIGDASHGTHEFYRERAQITKRLIQEKGFAAVAVEADWPDAYRVNRYVQGSSDAATSIEALDGFKRFPSWMWRNTDVLDFVNWLHDYNHNLDQGKTRIGFYGLDLYSLHSSMAEVLDYLDKVDPEAAKQARQRYSCFEHFGEDSQEYGYATNFGLSESCEDEVVNQLLELQHRTAEYTQRNSQVAEDEFFYAEQNARLVKNAEEYYRSMFRGRVSSWNLRDRHMAETLDQLVAHLDQERGCSKVVVWEHNSHLGDARATDMGAEGELNVGQLVRERYGDQAILIGFSTYTGTVTAASNWGESAQLKRVRPALKGSYEALFHEVEVPCFWLNLRENNPAVASLRQPHLERAIGVIYRPETERVSHYFYARLPEQFDAVLHLDETRGVEPLERTTNLEANSETDEAPETFPSAL; this is encoded by the coding sequence ATGATGCGATTTCAAGATCGAACCGCAGCAGGTAGGGAGTTAGCCCTGAAGCTAGCATCTTATGCTAATCGTCCAGGGGTTCTGGTCCTTGGTTTGCCACGTGGCGGTGTGCCGATTGCCTTCGAGGTAGCAGAGGCACTCAATGCTGAGCTGGATGTCTTCCTGGTTCGCAAACTAGGCACACCGGGTCGGCAAGAGTTAGCAATGGGTGCTATCGCTACAGGTGGTATCCGAGTGCTCAACTCGGTAGTAATAAACGATTTGCGGATTTCGAAGGCTGCGATTGAACAAGTAACTGCGGTAGAACAACAGGAATTGGAACGGCGAGAGCACGTGTACCGAGGTGGTCGCCCTCGCCTTGAGATAGAAGGGCGCACAGTCATTGTGGTAGATGATGGCCTTGCGACTGGCTCAACAATGCGGGCTGCTGTCGTAGCGCTACGACAGCAGCAGCCTGCTCGTCTAATCGTTGCTGTCCCAGTCTCAGCGCCTGAAACCTGCAATGAGTTTAAGGCAGAGGTAGATGAGGTCGTTTGCGCTAAGACGCCACAACCCTTTTACGCCGTTGGTTATTGGTATGAGAACTTTCCACAAACCAGCGATCGAGAGGTCTGCGAACTACTTAAACGGGCTATGTCGGGCAAATCTGACGAATCCCAGCGAATGGTTCAAGCGCCCAGCTTAGGCAATTTTTTTAGAAGGTTTAAAGCTATGCCAGACCTGCCAGAAGTGATGAGGAGCCAGGTCAATGCAATCCGCCGCGTTGCACAGCCACTTACAGGCAAACCCAATGACTACGACAGCCTAATGGACCTGATTGGAGATGCTCGCTTTGTGCTGATTGGCGATGCATCCCATGGCACTCACGAGTTCTACCGGGAACGAGCCCAGATTACCAAACGCCTGATTCAAGAAAAAGGCTTTGCTGCGGTAGCGGTTGAGGCGGATTGGCCTGATGCTTACCGGGTTAACCGCTATGTGCAAGGAAGCAGCGATGCAGCCACTAGCATTGAAGCCTTGGACGGCTTCAAGCGTTTTCCTAGCTGGATGTGGCGCAACACGGATGTGCTGGACTTTGTCAATTGGTTACACGACTACAACCACAACCTAGACCAGGGGAAAACCCGGATTGGTTTTTATGGCCTTGATCTCTATAGCCTGCACTCCTCGATGGCAGAGGTTCTCGATTACCTCGATAAGGTCGATCCGGAGGCTGCTAAGCAGGCACGCCAACGTTATTCGTGCTTTGAGCACTTCGGCGAAGATAGCCAGGAGTACGGTTACGCGACCAATTTTGGCCTGAGTGAGTCGTGTGAGGATGAAGTGGTCAATCAGCTCTTGGAATTGCAGCATCGGACAGCTGAGTATACTCAGCGCAACAGCCAGGTCGCTGAAGATGAGTTTTTCTACGCTGAGCAAAATGCTCGTTTGGTCAAGAACGCTGAGGAATACTACCGCTCCATGTTTCGTGGTCGGGTTTCCTCCTGGAATCTGCGAGACCGTCACATGGCTGAGACCTTAGATCAGCTAGTTGCTCATTTGGACCAAGAGAGAGGATGTTCCAAAGTGGTTGTTTGGGAACATAACTCGCATTTAGGCGATGCGCGAGCAACGGACATGGGCGCAGAAGGGGAGCTCAATGTTGGCCAACTCGTTCGTGAACGGTATGGTGATCAAGCAATTTTGATTGGCTTCAGCACCTACACAGGTACAGTCACAGCCGCTTCCAATTGGGGTGAATCGGCCCAACTTAAACGGGTCCGCCCAGCGCTGAAAGGCAGTTACGAAGCACTGTTTCATGAGGTGGAAGTTCCCTGCTTCTGGCTAAACTTGCGCGAGAATAATCCGGCGGTGGCAAGCTTACGACAGCCTCACTTGGAGCGAGCGATCGGTGTCATTTACCGTCCCGAAACTGAGCGGGTTAGTCACTACTTTTATGCCCGATTACCCGAACAGTTTGATGCGGTGCTCCACTTAGATGAAACGCGAGGCGTAGAGCCGCTTGAGCGCACTACTAATCTAGAAGCCAATTCAGAAACTGACGAAGCACCAGAGACATTTCCCTCTGCTCTGTGA
- a CDS encoding SH3 domain-containing protein — MASVKWRSVATVVLVVLLAVGTVSAGGLALVSFLVSRFTAPPPRPTFPNDTPVAATKPAPSPAVAASKPRATATPTPTATPTPDLAPGQYRASVTEEIGLQLRDRPARDSERIGGVAYEESVVVLEESPDGRWQRVRQESTGEEGWVSGGNLEKIP; from the coding sequence GTGGCAAGTGTGAAATGGCGGAGTGTTGCCACAGTGGTTTTAGTGGTGCTGCTGGCTGTGGGCACCGTTTCCGCTGGAGGGCTGGCCCTCGTGAGTTTTTTGGTATCTCGCTTCACAGCACCGCCGCCGCGACCCACTTTTCCCAATGACACACCGGTAGCGGCTACGAAACCGGCTCCCAGTCCAGCTGTTGCTGCCTCTAAACCAAGGGCAACTGCAACCCCAACCCCGACCGCAACCCCAACGCCTGATTTAGCCCCAGGCCAGTATCGCGCGAGTGTCACCGAAGAAATTGGCTTGCAGTTGCGTGACCGGCCTGCCCGAGACTCTGAACGGATCGGCGGGGTTGCCTATGAGGAATCGGTTGTTGTGCTAGAGGAAAGCCCAGATGGCCGCTGGCAACGAGTACGCCAGGAAAGCACCGGGGAGGAAGGCTGGGTCAGTGGCGGCAACCTGGAGAAGATTCCTTAG
- a CDS encoding fructosamine kinase family protein, with the protein MSVWAAISQQIEATTGRPFEVERQRSVGGGSINAAYVARSKSEAYFVKLNAAAQLNMFKAEAAGLNELAEAGVIRVPQVICWGTEADSAYLVLEYLELGSGKASSSEELGRQLARLHQVKGPCFGWHINNTIGATPQVNTYSDKWTEFWRQHRLGYQLSLAASKGHRGELQRKGERLLAELHKLFVDYSPDPVLLHGDLWSGNWGTDTQGNPVIFDPAVYYGDRETDLAMTELFGGFTAQFYRAYQAELPLDSGYSVRKILYNLYHVLNHLNLFGGNYLSQADNMIDRLLSEI; encoded by the coding sequence ATGTCTGTTTGGGCCGCAATTAGTCAACAGATTGAAGCCACAACGGGCCGTCCCTTTGAAGTCGAAAGACAACGTTCAGTGGGTGGGGGCAGTATCAATGCGGCCTATGTCGCTCGGAGCAAGAGCGAAGCTTATTTTGTCAAGCTCAATGCAGCTGCCCAGCTCAATATGTTTAAAGCAGAGGCAGCAGGCCTGAACGAATTAGCTGAGGCTGGGGTCATTCGGGTACCCCAAGTCATCTGCTGGGGCACAGAGGCTGACTCTGCTTATTTGGTGCTGGAGTATCTGGAATTAGGTAGCGGTAAGGCGAGCAGTTCGGAAGAACTAGGCCGTCAACTGGCCCGATTGCATCAGGTAAAAGGCCCCTGCTTCGGTTGGCACATCAACAATACGATTGGCGCGACCCCGCAGGTCAATACTTACTCTGACAAGTGGACCGAGTTCTGGCGGCAGCACCGTTTGGGCTATCAGTTAAGTTTGGCCGCTAGCAAGGGACATCGGGGCGAACTACAACGCAAGGGTGAACGCTTGCTGGCAGAACTTCATAAACTTTTTGTAGACTACAGTCCGGATCCGGTGCTGTTACATGGAGATCTATGGTCAGGCAACTGGGGAACAGATACACAGGGCAATCCAGTCATCTTTGATCCAGCCGTCTATTATGGAGATCGAGAGACTGATCTGGCAATGACAGAGTTATTTGGGGGATTCACGGCTCAGTTCTATCGAGCTTATCAAGCAGAGTTACCGCTTGATTCAGGCTATTCAGTCCGCAAAATCCTTTACAATCTCTATCACGTTCTCAATCACCTGAATTTATTCGGGGGCAACTATCTATCTCAAGCGGACAACATGATTGACCGTCTGTTAAGCGAGATTTAG
- a CDS encoding phosphodiester glycosidase family protein, giving the protein MASPPAQTLQYNTHSLEQSLIHTLLIPSGSRFSVLPALSQSVEPLADFAQKYQAVAVLNGGFFDPQNRKSTSYLVLQGQIVADPRLNERLMNSDRLAPYLPKILNRSEFRRYRCEAVIHYDIALHSEPLPLGCQLVDAIGGGPRLLPELTSVEEGFTDFANGQMIRDAIGSSQPNARTAVGITQDGSVLWVMVAQTPEAPATSGLSLPELANFMKSLGVQKAMNLDGGSSSSLYYNGQTFYGKVNQQGEPVQRPVKSVLLLQS; this is encoded by the coding sequence GTGGCATCTCCGCCCGCGCAAACTCTTCAGTACAACACCCATTCTCTAGAACAGAGCCTTATCCATACCCTCTTGATTCCATCTGGGAGTCGCTTTTCAGTCCTTCCCGCTTTGTCACAAAGCGTAGAGCCACTGGCAGATTTTGCGCAGAAGTATCAGGCTGTAGCTGTCTTGAATGGAGGTTTTTTTGACCCCCAGAATCGCAAATCTACGTCTTATCTTGTTCTACAAGGCCAAATAGTTGCAGACCCAAGGCTGAATGAGCGCCTCATGAATAGCGATCGCCTAGCGCCTTATCTGCCTAAAATCCTAAACCGAAGTGAGTTTCGGCGTTACCGCTGTGAAGCAGTCATTCATTACGATATTGCACTACATTCAGAGCCCCTGCCGCTAGGTTGTCAGTTAGTGGATGCTATTGGCGGTGGTCCTCGCTTATTGCCAGAACTCACTTCAGTTGAGGAGGGGTTCACCGATTTCGCGAATGGTCAAATGATCCGCGACGCGATTGGCAGCAGCCAACCCAATGCCAGAACTGCAGTGGGCATCACTCAAGACGGCAGTGTTCTTTGGGTGATGGTCGCACAAACACCAGAGGCTCCTGCAACCTCTGGTTTATCCCTACCAGAACTGGCTAATTTCATGAAGAGCTTAGGAGTTCAAAAAGCCATGAATCTGGATGGGGGCAGTTCTTCGTCTTTGTATTACAACGGTCAAACTTTCTATGGAAAAGTAAACCAGCAGGGAGAACCGGTGCAACGTCCGGTTAAATCCGTTTTACTCTTGCAAAGCTAA
- a CDS encoding histidine kinase dimerization/phospho-acceptor domain-containing protein — translation MASKGAEQLSNNNAASLASLSHELRTALTSIIGWAQLLRAQRLDEVLKSQALEIIEHNARAHS, via the coding sequence TTGGCTAGCAAGGGAGCAGAACAGCTCAGTAACAATAACGCTGCGTCTCTTGCCAGTCTCTCTCACGAACTGCGCACTGCTTTGACCTCAATCATAGGCTGGGCTCAACTACTCCGTGCACAGAGGCTAGATGAAGTGCTCAAGAGCCAGGCTTTAGAGATCATTGAGCACAATGCCAGAGCCCACTCCTAA
- a CDS encoding photosystem I reaction center subunit II PsaD gives MVQTLTGQTPLFGGNTGGLLQKAEVEEKYAITWTSKKQQVFEMPTGGAAQMLAGENLLYLPRKEQCIAMGAQLRGFKITDYKIYRIFPNGEIQYLHPADGVFPEKVNAGRPYVGKKDRRIGQNPDPAKVKFSGQYPYEV, from the coding sequence ATGGTACAAACGCTTACAGGGCAAACGCCTCTCTTTGGTGGAAACACAGGCGGTCTGCTCCAGAAGGCCGAAGTCGAGGAAAAATACGCAATTACCTGGACTAGCAAAAAGCAACAGGTTTTTGAAATGCCCACCGGTGGAGCTGCACAAATGCTCGCTGGTGAAAACCTTCTGTACTTGCCCCGCAAGGAGCAGTGCATTGCCATGGGCGCTCAGCTACGGGGCTTTAAGATCACGGACTACAAAATCTATCGCATCTTCCCCAATGGCGAAATCCAGTATCTGCACCCCGCTGATGGTGTCTTCCCTGAGAAGGTCAACGCAGGTCGCCCCTACGTTGGCAAGAAGGATCGCAGGATTGGTCAAAATCCCGACCCTGCTAAGGTCAAGTTCTCCGGTCAGTACCCCTACGAAGTATGA
- a CDS encoding phosphate-starvation-inducible PsiE family protein: MELFQLLIIYLREHRISVSVAVEVAMVSVLREVIVHEVLKTDWIQLLAVGTFLLVLGCLLLIRAWSLLKQLPAFSR, translated from the coding sequence GTGGAGCTCTTCCAGCTCCTAATTATTTATCTGCGAGAGCATCGGATCTCTGTAAGTGTAGCGGTGGAGGTCGCGATGGTGTCTGTGCTGCGGGAGGTGATTGTGCATGAGGTACTCAAAACTGACTGGATTCAGCTGTTAGCCGTAGGGACTTTTCTGTTAGTTCTGGGCTGTTTGCTACTCATTCGCGCTTGGAGCTTGCTGAAGCAGCTGCCTGCTTTTTCTAGGTGA
- the trpE gene encoding anthranilate synthase component I, producing MNPNYSEFLSLAAQGNFVPIYQELVADLDTPVSAWYRVCAGQPYSFLLESVEGGERLGRYSLLGCDPLWVLEARGEQTVQRFRDGTEAHFSGDPFQHLAACLEPIQPVRLSQLPATLSGLVGFWGYELIHWIEPRVPVYGCGAEDLPDGLWMQVDSLLVFDQVKRKIWAVAYADLRELPPETAYAQACTRLQTLVSKLQTPLSRERTALAWADQPGPPIEPNSNFTPEDFCASVQKAKEYIRAGDIFQVVLSQCLSTPYSGDPFNLYRSLRQINPSPYMAYLHFGEWQIIGSSPEIMVKADKVENKTIATVRPIAGTRRRGQSPEEDLALEQDLMQDAKERAEHVMLVDLGRNDLGRVCQQGSVQVDELMAVERYSHVMHIVSNVVGELAPGKTAWDLLKACFPAGTVSGAPKIRAMEIIHELEPTRRGPYAGAYGYYDFEGQLNTAITIRTMVVRSINGQRTLSVQAGAGVVADSVPELEYQETLNKARGMLEAIRRLL from the coding sequence ATGAATCCCAACTACTCCGAGTTCCTCTCACTAGCTGCTCAAGGCAATTTTGTCCCGATTTATCAGGAGCTAGTCGCTGACCTAGATACCCCTGTTTCAGCCTGGTATCGAGTCTGTGCTGGCCAGCCCTACAGCTTCCTGCTCGAATCCGTTGAGGGGGGCGAGCGCTTGGGCCGCTATAGCCTGTTGGGTTGCGACCCCCTTTGGGTACTAGAAGCCAGAGGTGAGCAAACGGTGCAGCGCTTTCGTGATGGCACTGAGGCTCACTTCAGTGGCGATCCCTTCCAGCATCTAGCTGCCTGCTTGGAACCTATCCAGCCTGTGCGCCTCAGCCAACTGCCTGCTACGCTCAGTGGTTTGGTGGGCTTCTGGGGCTACGAGCTAATTCACTGGATCGAGCCCCGCGTTCCCGTTTACGGCTGCGGCGCCGAGGATTTGCCAGATGGCCTATGGATGCAGGTTGACAGCTTGCTAGTCTTCGACCAGGTCAAGCGCAAGATTTGGGCGGTTGCCTATGCCGACCTGCGCGAGTTGCCGCCAGAAACCGCCTACGCTCAAGCCTGCACCCGCCTGCAAACCTTGGTCAGCAAATTGCAAACGCCCCTCAGCCGTGAGCGCACGGCTCTAGCCTGGGCTGACCAACCAGGACCACCGATCGAGCCCAACAGCAATTTCACCCCAGAGGACTTCTGTGCAAGTGTGCAGAAGGCTAAGGAATACATCAGAGCAGGCGATATCTTTCAGGTAGTGCTGTCACAGTGTTTAAGCACCCCCTATAGTGGCGACCCTTTCAACCTCTACCGGTCGCTGCGCCAGATTAACCCCTCGCCCTACATGGCCTACTTGCATTTTGGCGAGTGGCAAATCATCGGCTCCAGTCCTGAAATCATGGTCAAGGCCGACAAAGTTGAGAACAAAACCATTGCCACTGTGCGACCTATTGCTGGCACCCGTCGACGGGGCCAAAGCCCTGAAGAAGACCTGGCTCTAGAGCAGGATCTGATGCAAGACGCTAAGGAGCGGGCCGAACACGTCATGCTTGTGGACTTAGGCCGCAACGATTTGGGGCGTGTCTGCCAGCAAGGCAGCGTCCAGGTTGACGAGCTGATGGCGGTGGAGCGTTACTCCCACGTTATGCACATTGTCAGCAATGTCGTCGGAGAATTGGCCCCTGGTAAAACGGCCTGGGATTTACTCAAGGCTTGCTTCCCAGCCGGGACCGTCAGTGGCGCACCCAAAATCCGAGCGATGGAAATTATCCATGAGCTAGAACCGACAAGGCGTGGCCCCTACGCTGGCGCCTACGGCTACTACGACTTTGAGGGACAACTCAACACCGCAATTACTATTCGCACTATGGTTGTGCGTAGCATTAATGGTCAACGGACCCTTAGCGTTCAAGCCGGAGCGGGGGTCGTGGCCGATTCTGTACCCGAGCTGGAGTATCAAGAAACCCTCAACAAAGCCCGTGGCATGTTGGAGGCTATCCGGCGCTTGCTCTAG
- a CDS encoding signal peptidase I, whose translation MQPKVVTGHASLEGQSRWGWFIGHFITPADDPRSTSALEVKWATHPAGDGRSQWASNAEATSLSVLIRGRFRLQFPEQEVILAQEGDYVLWLPGVAHYWQAEEDSTVLTIRWPSKAGDSIPTPPNS comes from the coding sequence ATGCAGCCTAAAGTCGTGACAGGTCACGCTAGTTTGGAAGGTCAAAGCCGTTGGGGCTGGTTTATCGGGCACTTCATCACGCCAGCCGATGACCCCCGTTCGACTTCGGCCCTAGAGGTCAAGTGGGCCACTCATCCTGCTGGAGATGGCCGTTCTCAATGGGCAAGCAATGCTGAAGCCACGAGTCTGTCAGTTCTAATTCGAGGCCGGTTCCGTTTGCAGTTTCCTGAACAAGAGGTGATCCTGGCTCAAGAAGGTGATTATGTACTTTGGTTACCAGGGGTAGCTCACTACTGGCAAGCAGAAGAAGATTCTACTGTCCTGACCATTCGTTGGCCCTCAAAAGCAGGCGATAGTATCCCCACACCTCCAAACTCTTGA
- a CDS encoding RNA-binding protein, with protein MSIYIGNLPSNANEDGLRVLFNQYGEVKRVQFPTDDGTDQVLVEMQEETQEAAAIAGLNGTAWMGSNLQLFTGQAWSK; from the coding sequence ATGAGCATTTATATCGGTAATCTTCCTAGCAACGCAAATGAAGATGGTCTAAGAGTACTATTCAATCAGTACGGTGAGGTCAAGCGGGTTCAGTTTCCTACAGACGATGGAACCGACCAGGTCTTAGTGGAGATGCAGGAGGAGACTCAGGAAGCTGCTGCGATTGCAGGACTCAATGGAACTGCCTGGATGGGCTCAAACTTGCAGTTGTTCACTGGCCAGGCTTGGAGTAAATAG
- a CDS encoding phenylpyruvate tautomerase MIF-related protein, with protein sequence MPLIKVQTSVPAPEQIQIGDLLRSLSASLTKHLSKPESYVMTVFEPDTAMTFAGSFEPSCYVEVKSVGNMTAAQTSSMSQDFCQQIEQALEVPKNRIYIEFTNARGELWGWNGFTFG encoded by the coding sequence ATGCCACTCATCAAAGTTCAAACCTCAGTTCCTGCTCCGGAGCAGATCCAGATAGGAGATCTGCTCAGAAGCCTTTCTGCCAGTCTTACAAAGCACTTGAGTAAACCAGAGTCTTATGTGATGACGGTATTTGAGCCGGATACAGCTATGACCTTTGCAGGCAGTTTTGAGCCAAGCTGCTACGTTGAAGTCAAGAGTGTTGGCAACATGACCGCTGCTCAAACTAGCTCAATGAGCCAAGATTTTTGTCAGCAGATTGAGCAGGCATTGGAAGTTCCCAAGAATCGAATTTATATCGAATTTACCAATGCTAGGGGTGAACTCTGGGGCTGGAACGGCTTCACGTTTGGATAG
- a CDS encoding DUF1830 domain-containing protein, with amino-acid sequence MSQTFDPVPNAIPEKITCCYVNASSKIQIVRITNIPHWYFERVVFPGQHLLFESVPQASLEVHTGTVMSSILSDTICCSQLQVQENPGGTANHEHKTERIRSSQHHGLAVTLQNSPLIGPAAAVIL; translated from the coding sequence ATGTCTCAAACTTTTGATCCGGTTCCCAATGCAATCCCAGAAAAGATCACTTGTTGTTATGTTAATGCGAGCAGCAAAATTCAAATTGTGCGCATCACTAACATCCCTCACTGGTATTTTGAACGGGTAGTCTTTCCAGGTCAGCATCTCCTCTTTGAATCCGTTCCTCAGGCCAGCCTTGAAGTTCATACTGGCACAGTGATGAGTTCCATCCTCTCAGATACGATTTGCTGTTCGCAACTGCAAGTTCAAGAGAATCCGGGAGGCACAGCAAATCATGAACATAAGACTGAGAGAATCAGAAGCTCACAGCACCATGGTTTAGCTGTGACTTTACAGAATTCTCCCCTCATTGGACCGGCAGCGGCGGTTATCCTATAA
- a CDS encoding low molecular weight protein-tyrosine-phosphatase codes for MPTKLLFVCLGNICRSPSAENIMNHLIQRANLGDQIICDSAGTASYHVGSAPDARMAKAAKQQGIVLRGRARQFQVTDFAEFDLILAMDRDNYRDILRLDPNGQYRDKVRLMCEFCSRHPDQEVPDPYYGGEAGFGYVIDLLLDACEGLLQTLKPVESKA; via the coding sequence ATGCCAACTAAGTTGCTATTCGTGTGTTTAGGTAATATTTGTCGTTCTCCTTCTGCCGAGAACATCATGAATCATTTAATCCAACGGGCCAATCTGGGCGATCAGATTATTTGTGATTCGGCAGGGACTGCAAGTTACCACGTTGGTAGCGCGCCTGATGCGAGGATGGCTAAAGCAGCTAAGCAGCAGGGTATTGTCCTGCGGGGACGAGCTCGTCAATTTCAGGTTACTGATTTTGCAGAATTTGACTTGATTCTGGCGATGGATCGAGACAATTATCGGGACATTCTGCGACTCGACCCCAACGGGCAGTATCGGGACAAAGTACGCCTGATGTGTGAATTTTGCAGCCGTCATCCGGATCAAGAGGTACCGGATCCATATTATGGAGGCGAAGCAGGATTCGGCTACGTGATTGATCTGTTACTCGATGCCTGTGAGGGGCTACTACAAACGCTCAAACCAGTCGAGAGCAAAGCCTGA